In Macadamia integrifolia cultivar HAES 741 unplaced genomic scaffold, SCU_Mint_v3 scaffold1851, whole genome shotgun sequence, one DNA window encodes the following:
- the LOC122065007 gene encoding homeobox-leucine zipper protein HAT22-like, translated as MGSDDLCNTGLGLGLSYEGNNNIIPKSDHHKPSLKFEPSLTLSLSAKIDVNKACEEESADPCQQASPHSGVSSFSNVSIKRERDPVSEELEIERVSSRASDEEEEGSARKKLRLTKEQSALLEDSFREHSTLNPRQKQALAKQLNLRPRQVEVWFQNRRARTKLKQTEVDCEFLKKCCETLTDENRRLQKELQELKALKVAPPLYMQLPAATLTMCPSCERIGGGGGGGIGGGDGSSKAINPFAMGPKTHFYNPFTHPSAAC; from the exons ATGGGTTCCGATGATCTGTGTAATACAGGTCTTGGCCTGGGCCTGAGCTATGAAGGGAATAATAATATTATTCCCAAGTCTGATCACCACAAACCGTCCCTGAAATTTGAACCCTCCCTGACTTTGTCCCTCTCAGCCAAAATTGACGTGAACAAGGCCTGTGAAGAAGAGTCAGCCGATCCATGCCAACAAGCTTCTCCTCATAGTGGGGTTTCATCTTTTTCCAACGTTAGCatcaagagggagagagatccTGTAAGCGAAGAGTTGGAGATTGAAAGGGTTTCTTCTAGGGCCagtgatgaagaggaggaaggaagtgCAAGAAAGAAACTTAGACTCACTAAGGAGCAATCTGCCCTTTTGGAGGATAGCTTTAGAGAGCACAGCACTCTCAATCCT AGGCAAAAGCAAGCTTTGGCTAAGCAATTGAATCTCCGGCCCCGACAAGTGGAAGTGTGGTTCCAAAATAGAAGAGCCAg GACAAAGCTGAAGCAAACGGAAGTAGACTGTGAGTTCTTGAAGAAGTGTTGTGAGACACTAACAGATGAGAACAGAAGGTTACAGAAGGAGCTTCAAGAGCTGAAAGCATTAAAAGTAGCTCCACCACTTTACATGCAGTTGCCGGCAGCCACCCTGACCATGTGCCCATCTTGCGAGAGGATCGGCGGCGGCGGTGGTGGCGGCATCGGTGGAGGAGATGGATCATCTAAGGCAATTAACCCTTTTGCAATGGGACCTAAAACTCACTTTTACAACCCCTTCACCCATCCATCTGCAGCTTGCTAA